A window from Bacteroidota bacterium encodes these proteins:
- a CDS encoding alpha-2-macroglobulin family protein, translated as MRIKPVLVLIAIGTIFLSSCKKNGVNLEYTNAKGEVPTLGNLVFRFSKALIPDSLLNQWDSTDYVSFEPKISGKFRWESSDQLVFSPSSPLLPATTYKAKVKNTVLHFSKYNSVTSADKINFHTPQLTLDNSQVMWVPLDDGGKKAVPQVDLFFNYRVNPADIKDKLKIELEGKKADYTLVTQSPDNKISIRFADFKSEDKDYDAKLTIEKGLKPEVGNDATVEPIVSNFLIPSAFNLSVQNMQAEHDGVEGTVTIITSQQVVNEDLKSFIKFEPAIAFTTEITDNGFIIRSEKFDVEKSYALTIEKNLRGRIGGVLKEEYDGSVAFGELESNVKFTNNKGVYLSKKGGKNIEVQITNTTKVKLVISKIYENNLLMAERYGYSPNENSGYSYSSYDGGDDGEDYDSYGNDVQLGDVIFSKEIDTRSLKKSGGGRLLNLSEYEDRLQDFKGIYHISIRSTEDYWVRDSRFISLSDLGMIAREGQDKVMVFVNSIKSAGAVNGVNITLYSNNNQLIGSGSTNSDGVAEIAYTKKDFSGFKPAMLIAKTEDDFNYLPFNNTRVNTSRFEVGGKRNNSSGLDAFIYAERDIYRPGEKINFAVVIRDRQWNSPGDIPVKMKFLMPNGKELKTFRKGLNDEGSAEGNIEISNSAITGSYTLEVYTSNDVLLGTKNFSVEEFVPDRIRVNAKLDKEKLLAGESTNLSINAMNFFGPPAANRNYELEIQVRQKYFDPEKFEDYNFSMANQTTTFDNDTRQGKTDDQGNATEKFEFEDAYANKGLLEAKFYTTVFDETGRPVSRVSSLDIYTQNVFLGVKYDWFYYYPLNQPVKFELAAVNKDGNGVNAKARVEVIKHEYRTSLEKSGSYFRYVSSVDDKMMIETEINVDKTKEYTYVPRTPGNYEVRFYNPGSNNYIKRSFYSYGNWGWGITNSSFEVSNEGNVEISIDKKSYYTGETVEALLKSPFNGRMLVTMETDHVISYQYVNVESRTATVRLPLKGEHVPNVYITATLIKPHEQSDIPLTVAHGYKNIKVEEKSRKIPVEIAAAKNVRSKTHQKVKVKAAPGSYVSLSAVDNGVLQISGFETPDPYNYFYQKKALQVMSYDLYPLLFPELRAKMSSTGGDGESEMDKRVNPMSAKRVKVVSYWSGLQKANGSGEANFEFDVPQFSGELRLMAVSYKGQNFGSGENTMTVADPIVISTALPRFLSPADTVTVPVTMSNTTQKAASVTASITLDGPMKVVGSNKQAVSVNPKSEGIALFQVVADPTVAVGKVNIAVTGLGETFRDVTEISVRPPSTLQKVTGSGSVTGGSSKTISIGLSDFMPTSVSYNLVVSRSPALELGDHLRYLVTYPYGCTEQTVSAAFPQLYYGDMADLMQLNKQNKLNANTNILEAIRKIKMRQLYNGAVTLWDGEGKEDWWATIYAAHFLIEAKKAGFDYDESLLQTMLSYISNKLKNRETIIYYYNRNQNKKIAPKEVAYGLYVLALAGKTNVPAMNYYKANQSLLALDSRYLLSAAYATAGDKKSFNAMLPAAFAGEESVAQTGGSYYSDVRDEAIALNSLIDADPGNAQIGIMAQHVSQKLKTRYWLSTQERAFAFLALGKLARKANTADATAEIKVNGKTIAKVDGGQWRGDAAALKGTNIEIATKGKGQLYYFWQAEGISTSGAYKEEDSYLKVRKRFYSRNGGPLPGTTFKQNDLIIIGITLERSFNTSVENVVITDLLPAGFEIENPRTKEIPGMDWIKDGMTPTALDVRDDRIHFFVDLHNNKQTYYYAVRAVSPGTYKMGPVSADAMYNGEYHSYNGAGVIRVTR; from the coding sequence ATGCGTATCAAACCTGTCTTAGTTCTGATTGCTATCGGAACTATTTTTTTGTCTTCCTGTAAAAAGAACGGCGTTAATCTTGAATATACCAATGCTAAAGGTGAAGTGCCGACCCTGGGCAACCTTGTTTTCCGTTTCAGCAAAGCATTGATCCCGGATTCTTTGCTGAACCAGTGGGACTCTACAGACTATGTTTCTTTTGAACCTAAAATTTCCGGTAAGTTTCGTTGGGAGAGCAGCGATCAGCTTGTATTTTCTCCATCTTCTCCATTATTACCTGCGACAACTTATAAAGCAAAAGTAAAAAATACTGTATTACATTTTAGTAAATACAATTCAGTAACTAGTGCAGATAAGATAAATTTTCATACACCACAGCTTACATTAGATAATTCGCAGGTAATGTGGGTGCCGCTGGATGATGGCGGTAAAAAAGCTGTACCACAAGTTGATCTGTTCTTTAACTATCGTGTAAACCCGGCCGATATAAAAGACAAACTCAAAATTGAACTGGAAGGAAAGAAAGCTGACTATACATTAGTAACTCAATCTCCGGATAATAAGATCTCCATCCGTTTTGCAGATTTTAAGTCCGAAGACAAAGATTATGATGCAAAGCTTACAATTGAAAAAGGATTGAAACCAGAAGTGGGAAATGATGCAACTGTCGAACCTATTGTTTCCAATTTTTTAATTCCTTCGGCCTTTAATCTTTCAGTTCAGAATATGCAGGCTGAACATGATGGGGTAGAAGGCACAGTTACTATTATTACCAGTCAGCAGGTAGTAAATGAAGATCTGAAATCATTTATCAAATTCGAACCGGCTATAGCATTTACAACCGAGATCACTGATAACGGGTTTATCATTCGAAGTGAAAAATTCGATGTGGAGAAAAGCTATGCACTAACGATTGAAAAAAACCTTCGTGGCCGTATTGGCGGTGTATTAAAAGAGGAGTATGATGGTAGTGTTGCATTCGGAGAACTCGAGTCGAATGTCAAATTCACCAACAACAAAGGTGTTTATCTTTCTAAAAAAGGAGGAAAGAATATTGAAGTGCAGATAACGAATACAACAAAAGTTAAATTGGTCATTTCAAAGATCTATGAGAATAACTTGCTGATGGCAGAACGTTATGGTTATTCGCCAAATGAAAACTCTGGATATAGTTATTCAAGTTATGATGGAGGTGATGATGGAGAAGATTATGATAGTTATGGAAATGACGTGCAACTCGGCGATGTGATCTTCTCAAAAGAGATCGATACACGATCATTAAAGAAATCAGGTGGCGGACGTTTGCTGAATTTATCCGAATATGAAGATCGCCTCCAGGACTTCAAGGGTATCTATCATATTTCCATCCGCAGTACTGAAGATTACTGGGTACGTGACAGTCGCTTTATTTCTTTATCCGACCTGGGAATGATCGCCAGGGAAGGACAGGATAAAGTAATGGTATTTGTAAACTCCATTAAAAGTGCTGGTGCAGTAAATGGAGTGAACATCACTTTGTATTCTAATAATAACCAGTTGATCGGCTCCGGTTCTACCAACAGCGATGGTGTTGCAGAGATCGCTTACACAAAAAAGGATTTCAGTGGTTTTAAGCCAGCAATGCTGATCGCAAAAACAGAAGATGATTTTAACTACCTGCCGTTTAATAATACAAGAGTAAACACATCAAGATTTGAAGTAGGAGGTAAAAGAAATAATTCTTCAGGCCTCGATGCATTCATTTATGCCGAAAGAGATATCTATCGTCCGGGTGAAAAAATAAATTTTGCGGTGGTTATCCGTGACCGGCAATGGAACAGTCCCGGCGATATTCCTGTCAAAATGAAATTCCTGATGCCGAATGGTAAGGAATTGAAAACATTCAGAAAGGGTTTGAATGATGAGGGTTCTGCCGAAGGCAATATTGAAATTTCCAATTCAGCTATTACCGGTAGTTATACATTGGAAGTATATACATCCAATGATGTATTGCTGGGAACAAAGAATTTTTCTGTTGAAGAATTTGTACCCGATCGTATTCGTGTAAATGCAAAACTGGATAAAGAGAAACTGTTGGCAGGAGAATCAACCAATCTTTCCATCAATGCTATGAACTTTTTTGGTCCGCCTGCTGCTAACCGCAACTATGAACTGGAGATACAAGTGAGACAAAAATATTTTGATCCTGAAAAATTCGAGGATTATAATTTTTCCATGGCCAATCAAACCACAACATTTGACAATGATACAAGACAGGGTAAAACAGATGACCAGGGAAATGCGACGGAGAAATTTGAATTCGAAGACGCCTATGCAAATAAAGGTTTGCTCGAAGCAAAATTTTATACAACTGTATTTGATGAGACTGGCCGCCCAGTAAGCCGTGTTTCTTCACTGGATATTTATACGCAGAATGTTTTTCTCGGGGTGAAGTACGATTGGTTTTATTATTATCCCTTAAACCAACCGGTAAAATTCGAACTCGCTGCGGTAAATAAAGATGGTAATGGTGTAAATGCCAAAGCAAGAGTAGAAGTGATAAAACATGAATACAGGACATCGCTTGAAAAAAGCGGTAGCTATTTCCGCTATGTAAGTTCGGTGGATGATAAGATGATGATCGAAACAGAGATCAATGTTGACAAAACAAAAGAATATACCTATGTACCCCGTACTCCGGGAAATTATGAAGTTCGATTCTACAATCCCGGCAGTAACAATTATATAAAACGCAGCTTTTATAGTTATGGTAATTGGGGTTGGGGTATTACTAATTCTTCTTTTGAAGTAAGCAATGAAGGCAATGTTGAAATATCAATTGATAAAAAATCATACTACACCGGCGAAACAGTAGAGGCTTTATTGAAATCACCTTTCAATGGCCGTATGCTGGTAACAATGGAAACAGATCATGTGATCTCTTATCAATATGTAAATGTTGAAAGCAGAACAGCAACTGTTCGTTTGCCATTAAAAGGCGAACATGTGCCAAACGTTTATATAACCGCAACATTAATTAAGCCACATGAGCAATCCGATATTCCCCTGACAGTTGCACATGGATACAAGAATATAAAAGTGGAAGAAAAGAGTCGTAAGATCCCGGTAGAGATCGCGGCTGCAAAAAATGTACGCAGCAAAACACACCAGAAAGTAAAAGTAAAAGCAGCTCCGGGCAGTTATGTTTCATTATCGGCTGTTGATAATGGTGTATTGCAGATAAGCGGTTTTGAAACGCCAGACCCTTACAATTATTTTTACCAGAAAAAAGCATTGCAGGTAATGTCTTATGATCTTTATCCTTTGCTGTTCCCTGAACTGCGTGCAAAAATGAGTAGTACCGGTGGTGATGGTGAATCGGAGATGGATAAAAGAGTAAACCCTATGTCTGCTAAAAGAGTGAAAGTAGTAAGCTACTGGAGTGGCTTGCAAAAAGCTAACGGCAGTGGTGAAGCAAATTTTGAATTTGATGTGCCACAGTTTAGCGGCGAACTGCGCCTGATGGCTGTAAGTTATAAAGGACAAAATTTTGGAAGCGGGGAAAACACGATGACAGTTGCTGACCCGATCGTTATCAGTACAGCATTACCAAGATTCTTAAGCCCCGCCGATACAGTAACGGTTCCAGTAACAATGAGTAACACTACACAGAAAGCAGCAAGTGTTACTGCAAGTATTACTCTTGATGGGCCAATGAAAGTTGTTGGCAGTAACAAACAAGCTGTTTCGGTAAATCCAAAAAGCGAAGGCATTGCATTATTTCAGGTAGTAGCGGATCCAACTGTTGCAGTAGGTAAAGTAAATATTGCAGTAACAGGTTTAGGCGAAACCTTCCGCGATGTAACAGAAATTTCTGTTCGTCCGCCATCAACATTACAAAAAGTTACAGGCAGTGGTTCGGTTACAGGCGGCAGTTCAAAAACGATAAGCATCGGCCTAAGTGATTTTATGCCAACCAGTGTAAGTTATAACCTGGTAGTAAGTCGTTCACCAGCATTGGAACTCGGTGATCATCTTCGCTATCTTGTTACCTATCCGTATGGTTGCACCGAGCAAACTGTATCTGCTGCATTCCCGCAATTGTATTATGGCGATATGGCCGACCTGATGCAACTGAATAAGCAGAATAAGCTGAATGCAAACACAAACATTCTCGAAGCGATACGTAAAATAAAAATGCGTCAACTATACAATGGCGCTGTTACACTTTGGGATGGTGAGGGAAAAGAAGACTGGTGGGCCACGATCTATGCAGCGCATTTTTTAATTGAAGCAAAAAAGGCTGGGTTTGATTATGATGAAAGTTTATTACAAACTATGCTCAGTTATATCAGTAACAAATTAAAGAACCGGGAAACGATAATTTATTATTACAATCGTAACCAGAATAAAAAGATTGCGCCGAAAGAAGTGGCTTATGGATTATATGTACTGGCTCTCGCTGGCAAAACAAATGTGCCGGCAATGAATTATTACAAAGCCAATCAGAGCTTGCTTGCATTGGATAGCCGTTATTTATTATCAGCAGCGTATGCAACAGCAGGGGATAAAAAATCTTTTAATGCAATGTTGCCTGCTGCATTTGCAGGTGAAGAATCCGTTGCGCAGACAGGCGGCAGTTATTATTCTGATGTAAGGGATGAAGCGATAGCATTGAATTCATTGATAGATGCAGACCCCGGCAATGCACAGATCGGTATAATGGCGCAGCATGTAAGTCAGAAATTAAAAACACGATACTGGCTCAGCACACAGGAACGGGCCTTTGCATTTTTGGCATTAGGTAAACTGGCACGCAAAGCAAATACAGCTGATGCAACAGCAGAAATTAAAGTGAATGGAAAAACAATTGCAAAAGTAGATGGTGGGCAGTGGCGCGGCGATGCAGCAGCGCTGAAAGGAACCAATATTGAAATAGCAACAAAAGGCAAGGGGCAACTCTATTATTTCTGGCAGGCTGAAGGCATCAGTACAAGTGGTGCATACAAAGAAGAAGACAGTTACCTGAAAGTGCGGAAACGTTTTTACTCCCGCAATGGTGGGCCGCTGCCGGGTACTACGTTCAAACAAAATGATCTCATCATTATCGGCATCACACTGGAACGTTCATTCAATACTTCGGTAGAGAATGTAGTGATCACCGATCTGTTACCGGCGGGTTTTGAAATTGAGAACCCCCGCACCAAAGAGATACCGGGTATGGATTGGATAAAAGACGGCATGACGCCAACTGCGCTGGATGTTCGTGACGATCGTATTCATTTCTTTGTTGATCTGCATAATAACAAGCAAACTTATTATTACGCTGTTCGTGCCGTATCACCCGGAACGTATAAGATGGGGCCTGTAAGCGCCGATGCCATGTATAACGGAGAATATCATTCGTACAATGGGGCAGGGGTGATTAGAGTGACGAGGTAG